The following proteins are encoded in a genomic region of Saccharopolyspora antimicrobica:
- a CDS encoding ROK family transcriptional regulator — translation MVREASGSRDGSPRLLREINDRAAIEAMLRRGALTRAELEAAIGLSKPATVSLLARLEKAGMVRRGELRGGNRGPAAQMWSVNGDLAHVAGVSLVPDEVDVVIADITGEVRVQHRSALPSGAGAPEAFAEAVVEAAGRVGLHTDQLAKVVVGAQGGVDPATGHLGFAPHLPGWEGFDVPGRLREALGTDVLVDNDVNLVALVEMTTGRARDVRDFVLVWLGDGLGAAVVIDRVLHRGATGGAGEIDWIRVPDRARQDTGVDRTGDRLGKLLSYRSINKLARAHGIKARNAVAAVQAARAGGADGRAFLTDLARRIATGVAGVVSVLDPELVLLTAEIAQVGGPELTDLVTAELHRLVVPRTPVEPAQCTDDAVRAGALQVALGLAREQVFGLPVTAVGVRSVPHEE, via the coding sequence GTGGTTCGGGAGGCGAGCGGATCGCGGGACGGCAGTCCGCGGTTGCTGCGGGAGATCAACGATCGGGCCGCGATCGAGGCGATGCTGCGGCGCGGCGCGCTCACCCGGGCCGAACTCGAAGCGGCCATCGGGCTCTCCAAACCGGCGACCGTTTCGCTGCTGGCCAGGCTGGAGAAGGCCGGCATGGTGCGGCGCGGCGAGCTGCGCGGCGGCAACCGCGGCCCGGCCGCCCAGATGTGGTCGGTCAACGGCGATCTCGCGCACGTCGCGGGCGTCAGCCTGGTGCCCGACGAGGTCGACGTGGTGATCGCCGACATCACCGGCGAGGTCCGCGTGCAACACCGCAGCGCACTGCCCTCCGGCGCCGGTGCCCCCGAGGCGTTCGCCGAAGCGGTGGTCGAGGCCGCCGGGCGAGTCGGCCTGCACACCGATCAGCTCGCCAAGGTCGTCGTCGGTGCACAGGGCGGGGTGGATCCGGCCACCGGGCACCTCGGCTTCGCCCCGCACCTGCCCGGCTGGGAGGGCTTCGACGTGCCCGGCAGGCTGCGCGAAGCGCTGGGCACCGACGTCCTCGTCGACAACGACGTCAACCTCGTCGCGCTGGTGGAGATGACCACCGGCCGCGCCCGCGACGTGCGGGACTTCGTCCTCGTCTGGCTCGGCGACGGGCTCGGCGCCGCGGTGGTGATCGACCGCGTGCTGCACCGCGGCGCGACCGGCGGCGCCGGCGAGATTGACTGGATCCGGGTTCCCGACCGGGCGCGCCAGGACACCGGTGTCGACCGGACCGGCGACCGCCTGGGCAAGCTCCTCAGCTACCGCTCGATCAACAAGCTCGCCCGGGCGCACGGGATCAAGGCCCGCAACGCCGTCGCCGCCGTGCAGGCGGCTCGCGCCGGCGGGGCCGACGGGCGGGCGTTCCTGACCGACCTCGCGCGGCGGATCGCCACCGGCGTCGCCGGCGTGGTCAGCGTCCTGGATCCCGAACTGGTGCTGCTGACAGCCGAGATCGCGCAGGTCGGCGGCCCGGAGCTCACCGACCTGGTGACCGCGGAGCTGCACCGCCTGGTGGTGCCGCGGACCCCGGTCGAACCCGCGCAGTGCACCGATGACGCGGTGCGCGCCGGTGCGCTGCAAGTCGCTCTCGGGCTGGCCCGGGAACAGGTCTTCGGGCTGCCCGTCACCGCGGTGGGGGTTCGGTCCGTCCCGCACGAGGAGTAG
- a CDS encoding bifunctional RNase H/acid phosphatase, with product MSSAVLVEADGGSRGNPGPAGCGAVVRDAETGAVLAERSIGLGIATNNVAEYQGLIAGLRAAAELGAVEVAVRMDSKLVVEQMAGRWKVKHANLQPLAAEARGLVDGFDRVSFEWVPRAANAHADRLANEAMDEQAGGNEQSARIRPSGWLGANGTPTKMLLLRHGQTPLSVERRYSGRGDVSLTELGERQVRAAGVRLAAMDGVITPDGVAPVIASPLTRTRQTAQAVVDATGGELHFHDGLLETDFGDWEGLSFQEAADQFPELHGEWLGDPSVVPPGGESLDAVYRRVTAARDDLVARYAGRTIIVVSHVTPIKALLRLGLGVGPEMFYSLHLDLASLSIVEFYPDGNSSVRLVNDISHWQ from the coding sequence GTGAGCTCGGCGGTCCTCGTCGAGGCCGACGGCGGTTCGCGCGGCAACCCCGGCCCGGCCGGTTGCGGGGCCGTGGTGCGCGACGCCGAGACCGGTGCGGTGCTGGCGGAGCGCTCGATCGGGTTGGGCATCGCGACCAACAACGTCGCCGAGTACCAGGGGCTGATCGCCGGGCTGCGGGCGGCCGCCGAGCTCGGGGCCGTCGAGGTCGCGGTGCGGATGGACTCCAAGCTGGTCGTCGAGCAGATGGCGGGCCGCTGGAAGGTCAAGCACGCGAACCTGCAGCCGCTGGCCGCCGAGGCGCGCGGCCTGGTCGACGGGTTCGACCGCGTGAGCTTCGAGTGGGTGCCCCGCGCGGCGAACGCGCACGCGGACCGGCTGGCCAACGAAGCGATGGACGAGCAGGCGGGCGGGAACGAGCAGAGCGCGCGCATCCGGCCGTCGGGTTGGCTCGGCGCGAACGGCACGCCCACGAAGATGCTGCTGCTCAGGCACGGTCAGACCCCGCTGTCGGTGGAACGGCGCTACTCCGGTCGCGGCGATGTCTCGCTCACCGAGCTGGGCGAGCGGCAGGTGCGCGCGGCGGGCGTGCGGCTGGCCGCGATGGACGGGGTGATCACCCCGGACGGCGTGGCTCCGGTGATCGCGTCGCCGCTGACCCGCACGCGGCAGACCGCGCAGGCGGTGGTCGACGCGACCGGCGGTGAGCTGCACTTCCACGACGGTCTGCTGGAGACCGACTTCGGCGACTGGGAGGGCCTGTCCTTCCAGGAGGCCGCCGACCAGTTCCCGGAGCTGCACGGCGAGTGGCTCGGCGATCCGAGCGTCGTGCCGCCGGGCGGCGAGAGCCTGGACGCGGTCTACCGGCGGGTCACCGCCGCCCGCGACGACCTGGTGGCGCGCTACGCGGGCCGGACGATCATCGTGGTCAGCCACGTGACGCCGATCAAGGCGCTGCTCCGACTGGGCCTTGGCGTGGGCCCGGAGATGTTCTACAGCCTCCACCTGGACCTGGCGTCACTGTCCATCGTGGAGTTCTACCCGGACGGCAACTCCTCGGTCCGGCTGGTCAACGACATCTCGCACTGGCAGTGA
- a CDS encoding zinc ribbon domain-containing protein, whose translation MKADPAVQRRLLDLADADAELNRVQHRRRSLPELDQIGEAEREVRAKRDELVVAETAFSDLDREVKRLENEVEQVRKREQRDRDLMAAGASAKQLEDLEHELQTLARRQGVLEDEQLEVMEQREALETNVTRSREALTEAEERLTEVQERRDEALSGLESSEARLQRDRELITKALPEGLVALYDRIRSRGGVAAGLLQGSRCGACRIELDRTALNEVREAAVDDVVRCEECGAILVRTGENR comes from the coding sequence GTGAAAGCCGACCCCGCCGTGCAACGACGGCTGCTCGATCTCGCGGACGCGGACGCGGAGCTCAACCGCGTCCAGCACCGTCGGCGGTCGCTGCCCGAGCTGGACCAGATCGGCGAGGCCGAGCGCGAGGTGCGGGCCAAGCGCGACGAGCTGGTGGTCGCCGAGACCGCGTTCAGCGACCTCGACCGCGAGGTCAAGCGGCTGGAGAACGAGGTCGAGCAGGTCCGCAAGCGGGAGCAGCGCGACCGCGACCTGATGGCCGCGGGCGCCTCGGCCAAGCAGCTGGAGGACCTGGAGCACGAGCTGCAGACCCTGGCCCGGCGCCAGGGCGTCCTCGAGGACGAGCAGCTGGAGGTCATGGAGCAGCGCGAAGCGCTGGAGACCAACGTGACCAGGTCCCGCGAGGCGCTGACCGAGGCCGAGGAGCGGCTGACCGAGGTGCAGGAGCGCCGTGACGAAGCCCTCTCCGGGCTCGAGTCCTCGGAGGCCCGGCTCCAGCGCGACCGCGAACTGATCACCAAGGCGCTCCCGGAGGGCCTCGTCGCGCTCTACGACCGCATCCGGTCGCGGGGCGGCGTCGCGGCAGGCCTGCTGCAGGGCTCCCGGTGCGGCGCGTGCCGGATCGAGCTGGACCGCACGGCGCTGAACGAGGTGCGCGAGGCGGCCGTCGACGACGTCGTCCGGTGCGAGGAGTGCGGCGCGATCCTGGTGCGCACCGGGGAGAACCGGTGA
- a CDS encoding Nif3-like dinuclear metal center hexameric protein produces the protein MTVRIRDVIEALEVAYPADLAEGWDAIGLACGDPEAVVQRVLFCVDPVEATVDEAVDFGAQLVVSHHPLMLRGVHGVPADDPKGRIVHRLIRAGIGLYTAHTNADSAVQGVSDALAEAIGLTVTGPLAPHAEGARTGLGRIGELPLAEPFRDFVARVAHNLPTTAWGVRGAGDPERPIRTVAVCGGAGDSYLATAAAAGVDAYVTADLRHHPAGEHIARAGVPGTDVPALVDVAHWASEWPWCQQAADIVAAALPDTVEVLVSTRRTDPWTLHAGAASDPGRALA, from the coding sequence GTGACGGTTCGGATCCGTGATGTGATCGAGGCGCTCGAGGTGGCCTACCCGGCCGACCTGGCGGAGGGCTGGGACGCGATCGGGCTGGCCTGCGGCGACCCGGAGGCGGTGGTGCAGCGGGTGCTCTTCTGCGTCGACCCGGTCGAGGCCACTGTGGACGAAGCGGTGGATTTCGGTGCGCAGCTGGTGGTTTCGCACCACCCGCTGATGCTGCGCGGCGTGCACGGCGTGCCCGCCGACGACCCGAAGGGGCGCATCGTGCACCGGCTGATCCGCGCGGGCATCGGCCTCTACACCGCGCACACCAACGCCGACAGCGCGGTGCAGGGCGTGTCGGATGCGCTGGCCGAGGCGATCGGCCTGACCGTGACCGGCCCGCTGGCGCCGCACGCCGAAGGCGCGCGCACCGGGCTGGGCCGCATCGGCGAGCTGCCCCTGGCCGAGCCGTTCCGCGACTTCGTGGCGCGCGTGGCGCACAACCTGCCGACCACGGCCTGGGGCGTGCGCGGGGCCGGTGACCCGGAACGCCCGATCCGCACCGTGGCGGTGTGCGGCGGCGCGGGCGACTCGTACCTGGCCACCGCAGCGGCGGCCGGCGTCGACGCCTACGTGACCGCTGACCTGCGACACCACCCGGCCGGCGAGCACATCGCGCGCGCCGGCGTGCCGGGCACCGACGTGCCCGCGCTGGTGGACGTGGCGCACTGGGCCAGCGAGTGGCCGTGGTGCCAGCAGGCCGCGGACATCGTGGCCGCCGCGCTGCCGGATACAGTCGAAGTCCTCGTTTCCACCCGCCGAACCGACCCGTGGACGCTCCACGCCGGTGCGGCATCAGACCCAGGGAGGGCGCTGGCGTGA
- the cobC gene encoding Rv2231c family pyridoxal phosphate-dependent protein CobC, with the protein MSSGHERDLLRHHGDVDAENGLLDFAVNVRLDRPPTWLRERLAAALDGLGRYPSAADDLAARAAAAARHGRHADEVLLLAGAAEGFALLPSLRPRLAALVHPSFTEPELALRTAGVEVTRVQLDPADGYRLDADAVPEQADMVVLGNPTNPTSVLHPAAEIKRLLRPGRIVVVDEAFSDTVPGEPESLAGCREPGLLVLRSLTKMWALPGLRAGYALGAPELLAELGRSRPHWPVNSLVLEAVVACCEPSALAESERAAAEFEAHRAGLVAELAAIPGLHVALPARAPFLLLRVDGGEQVRAELRARGVAVRRGDTFPGLGVGHIRVAVRDPEQNALLVKAFRDVLGWG; encoded by the coding sequence ATGAGCAGCGGGCACGAACGGGATTTGTTGCGCCACCACGGCGATGTGGACGCCGAGAACGGACTGCTCGACTTCGCGGTCAACGTCCGGCTGGACCGCCCGCCGACGTGGCTCCGCGAGCGCCTCGCAGCGGCCCTGGACGGCCTGGGCCGCTACCCGTCGGCCGCCGACGACCTCGCCGCTCGCGCGGCCGCCGCCGCCCGCCACGGCCGCCACGCCGACGAGGTGCTGCTGCTCGCGGGCGCCGCCGAGGGCTTCGCGCTCCTGCCGTCGCTGCGCCCCCGATTGGCTGCGCTCGTGCACCCGTCGTTCACCGAGCCGGAGCTGGCGCTGCGCACCGCCGGTGTCGAGGTCACCCGGGTCCAGCTGGATCCGGCCGACGGCTACCGGCTGGACGCCGACGCCGTGCCGGAGCAGGCCGACATGGTGGTGCTGGGCAACCCGACCAACCCGACGTCCGTGCTGCACCCGGCGGCGGAGATCAAGCGGCTGCTGCGGCCGGGCCGGATCGTGGTCGTCGACGAGGCGTTCAGCGACACCGTGCCCGGCGAGCCGGAGTCGCTGGCGGGCTGCCGGGAGCCGGGGCTGCTGGTGCTGCGCAGCCTGACCAAGATGTGGGCGCTGCCCGGCCTGCGCGCGGGCTACGCGCTCGGTGCGCCGGAACTGCTCGCCGAGCTCGGCCGGAGCCGCCCGCACTGGCCGGTCAACTCGCTGGTGCTGGAGGCGGTCGTCGCCTGCTGCGAGCCGTCCGCGCTGGCCGAGTCGGAGCGGGCCGCGGCGGAGTTCGAGGCGCACCGGGCCGGGCTGGTGGCCGAGCTGGCCGCGATCCCGGGCCTGCACGTCGCGCTGCCCGCGCGGGCGCCGTTCCTGCTGCTGCGGGTGGACGGCGGTGAGCAGGTCCGGGCGGAGCTGCGGGCGCGGGGAGTGGCGGTCCGGCGCGGCGACACCTTCCCCGGTCTGGGCGTCGGCCACATCCGGGTCGCGGTGCGCGATCCGGAGCAGAACGCCTTGCTGGTCAAGGCTTTTCGCGATGTTCTGGGATGGGGGTGA
- a CDS encoding response regulator, which produces MADPIRVLLADDEALLRSTLRLLIDATPGMAVVGEAATGAAAVREAAVAEPDLVLMDVRMPELDGITATARITARSPAPRVLVLTTFDLDDYVYLALHAGASGFLLKDVPPARLLDAMRVVAAGDALLAPSATRRLIAEYTRVSAAARAVPRRELDMLTPREREVLALITRGLSNTEIEQSLHLSRSTVKTHIGRLMSKLAARDRAQLVIAGYESGLADRLA; this is translated from the coding sequence ATGGCTGATCCGATCCGCGTGCTGCTGGCCGATGACGAGGCGTTGCTGCGCAGCACGCTCCGCCTGCTGATCGACGCCACCCCGGGCATGGCCGTGGTGGGGGAGGCGGCCACCGGTGCCGCCGCCGTGCGGGAGGCGGCGGTCGCGGAACCGGACCTCGTCCTGATGGACGTGCGGATGCCGGAGCTGGACGGGATCACCGCCACGGCGCGGATCACCGCGCGCTCGCCCGCGCCCCGGGTGCTGGTCCTCACCACCTTCGATCTCGACGATTACGTCTACCTGGCCCTGCACGCCGGAGCCAGCGGCTTCCTGCTCAAGGACGTCCCGCCCGCTCGGCTGCTGGACGCGATGCGGGTGGTCGCGGCCGGGGACGCGTTGCTCGCCCCGAGCGCGACTCGCCGGCTCATCGCGGAGTACACGCGCGTGTCGGCGGCGGCGCGCGCCGTGCCGCGCCGGGAACTCGACATGCTCACGCCCCGCGAGCGGGAGGTCCTGGCGCTGATCACGCGCGGCTTGTCGAACACCGAGATCGAGCAGTCCCTGCACCTGAGCCGAAGCACGGTGAAGACCCACATCGGCCGCCTGATGAGCAAGCTCGCGGCCCGGGACCGCGCCCAGCTGGTGATCGCGGGCTACGAGTCGGGCCTGGCCGATCGCCTCGCCTGA
- a CDS encoding sensor histidine kinase: MSRIRQIALDASVAVVLVVVEGLRTPGALGWISAAVLCAPLLVRRRWPNAVLAGVVLLGAGAVVAGVADEIAAVVIALAVYPAATAISALVGSLAGIAAAGLLVVAVPGLPLVAPQTGSESFETTPITVFAFNAVLISGSWALGRLVRARRAQAAQLVELRERQAATEERLRIARDVHDVVGHSLGVIAMKAAVANHLVDSHPAAGREALGTIERVSREALDEIRAVLGALRDRPEEVEFDRLVADVRSAGVDVVLDRADLSAVPPDVCSSAHRIAQEALTNVLRHAGATRCSLGLAVVPGALSVSVVDDGNGCATATPGHGLRGMRERVALHGGTITAGPEPGGGFAVRARLPFAEASDG, translated from the coding sequence GTGAGCAGGATCCGGCAGATCGCGTTGGACGCCTCGGTGGCGGTCGTGCTGGTCGTCGTCGAGGGCCTGCGCACGCCCGGTGCGCTCGGGTGGATCTCGGCCGCCGTGCTCTGCGCGCCGCTGCTGGTCCGCCGCCGTTGGCCGAACGCGGTTCTCGCGGGTGTCGTGCTGCTGGGCGCCGGGGCCGTCGTCGCCGGAGTCGCCGACGAGATCGCCGCGGTGGTGATCGCGCTCGCCGTCTACCCGGCCGCGACGGCCATCTCGGCGCTGGTGGGCTCGCTGGCCGGGATCGCCGCCGCCGGACTCCTGGTCGTCGCGGTGCCGGGCCTCCCGCTCGTCGCGCCGCAGACCGGGTCGGAGTCGTTCGAGACCACACCGATCACCGTGTTCGCCTTCAACGCGGTGCTGATCAGCGGCTCGTGGGCGCTCGGCCGCCTGGTGCGGGCGCGGCGCGCGCAGGCCGCGCAGCTCGTCGAGCTGCGGGAGCGGCAGGCCGCGACCGAGGAGCGGCTGCGCATCGCCAGGGACGTCCACGACGTCGTCGGGCACAGCCTCGGCGTGATCGCGATGAAGGCCGCGGTCGCCAACCACCTGGTGGACAGCCACCCGGCGGCCGGGCGCGAGGCGCTGGGCACGATCGAGCGGGTCAGCCGGGAGGCGCTCGACGAGATCAGGGCGGTGCTCGGTGCGCTGCGCGATCGACCGGAGGAGGTCGAGTTCGACCGCCTGGTGGCCGACGTCCGGTCCGCCGGGGTGGACGTCGTGCTCGACCGGGCGGACCTGTCGGCGGTGCCGCCGGACGTGTGCAGCTCGGCGCACCGCATCGCGCAGGAAGCGCTGACCAACGTGCTCCGCCACGCCGGTGCGACCCGCTGCTCGCTCGGCCTGGCGGTGGTGCCCGGTGCGCTGAGCGTGTCCGTCGTCGACGACGGGAACGGGTGCGCGACAGCGACGCCGGGCCACGGCCTGCGCGGGATGCGGGAACGGGTCGCGCTGCACGGCGGGACGATCACCGCTGGTCCGGAGCCCGGCGGCGGGTTCGCGGTGCGCGCCCGGCTGCCGTTCGCGGAGGCTTCCGATGGCTGA
- a CDS encoding serine hydrolase domain-containing protein, protein MIFRTLVAALALAAPLPPAPADIDATVQEYLRSTGLPGAAVTVTRGTEVLHAAGYGRTPDGEPITERTPMAVASVSKSFTALAVLQLAESGRLELDGPVRAHLPEFRLADPRADRITVRQLLDQTSGLSDSTVHPFTRPQPGSLAEAVASMRSATLVAEPGERWEYHNPNYQVAARLVEVVSGLPFDDYLQRHVFGPLGMADSRAIDTADELPPSARGHLLVLGGAIAVPEPPAFGGGSGGVLSTAHDMAAWLTAQNNPGRTPIASAAAITEAHTPSPASGSYALGWSVGTTDSGERMVSHSGDLFTSTAYQALLPDSGYGIAVMTNTGLAHGDATALADELIALMTGQPAQPPNSALPVIDAVLLGLAIGAALLAARGAVRARRWAASRTGRISTVLRLLPLLVPAVLCASINQIVGALYRGRDVALIQVPYLYPTFTVLLVTAALGGVVVLIARLTGLARAVST, encoded by the coding sequence GTGATCTTCCGAACGCTCGTAGCGGCACTCGCCCTCGCGGCACCGCTCCCACCCGCACCGGCCGACATCGACGCCACCGTCCAGGAGTACCTCCGGAGCACCGGCCTGCCCGGCGCGGCGGTCACCGTCACCCGCGGCACCGAGGTGCTGCACGCTGCCGGCTACGGCCGGACTCCCGACGGGGAGCCGATCACCGAGCGCACGCCGATGGCGGTGGCCTCGGTCAGCAAGTCCTTCACCGCGCTGGCCGTGCTCCAGCTCGCGGAATCCGGGCGGCTGGAGCTCGACGGGCCGGTGCGCGCCCACCTGCCCGAGTTCCGGCTCGCCGATCCGCGCGCCGACCGCATCACGGTGCGCCAGCTGCTCGACCAGACCTCCGGGCTGTCCGACTCGACGGTCCACCCGTTCACCCGGCCGCAGCCGGGCTCGCTGGCGGAGGCGGTGGCGAGCATGCGCTCGGCGACGCTGGTCGCCGAGCCGGGCGAGCGCTGGGAGTACCACAACCCGAACTACCAGGTCGCCGCCCGACTGGTCGAGGTGGTCAGCGGCCTGCCCTTCGACGACTACCTGCAGCGGCACGTGTTCGGGCCGCTCGGCATGGCCGACAGCCGCGCCATCGACACCGCCGACGAGCTGCCGCCGAGCGCGCGCGGTCACCTGCTGGTCCTCGGCGGCGCCATCGCGGTGCCCGAACCACCGGCGTTCGGCGGCGGTTCGGGCGGAGTGCTCAGCACCGCGCACGACATGGCGGCGTGGCTGACCGCGCAGAACAACCCCGGCCGGACGCCGATCGCCTCCGCGGCGGCGATCACCGAGGCGCACACGCCGTCCCCGGCATCGGGCTCCTACGCGCTCGGCTGGTCGGTCGGCACCACTGATTCCGGTGAGCGGATGGTCTCGCACAGCGGCGACCTGTTCACCTCGACCGCCTACCAGGCGCTGCTGCCGGATTCCGGGTACGGGATCGCGGTGATGACCAACACCGGCCTCGCCCACGGCGATGCGACCGCGCTCGCCGACGAGCTCATCGCACTGATGACCGGCCAGCCGGCGCAACCTCCGAACAGCGCTCTGCCTGTCATCGACGCCGTGCTGCTGGGGCTGGCCATCGGCGCAGCGCTGCTGGCCGCACGCGGTGCGGTGCGGGCACGTCGATGGGCGGCCAGCCGAACGGGCCGCATCAGCACCGTGCTGCGCTTGCTGCCGCTGCTGGTCCCAGCCGTGCTGTGCGCATCGATCAACCAGATCGTCGGTGCCCTCTACCGGGGCCGCGACGTCGCCCTGATCCAGGTGCCCTACCTCTACCCCACGTTCACCGTGCTGCTGGTCACCGCAGCCCTCGGCGGTGTCGTGGTGCTCATCGCACGGTTGACCGGTCTCGCTCGAGCGGTGAGCACATGA
- a CDS encoding low molecular weight protein-tyrosine-phosphatase, whose product MHISFICTGNICRSPMAALVFREQLRRAGLDGQVEVSSAGTGPWHVGEPADPRTGKVLADHGYPTEHVAAQIDDRHLDADLLVAMDAGHLSAVRRLADDPSKVRLMRSFDPGSEDGAEVPDPYYGGPNGFEDVLAMVEAATPGLLDWVRERL is encoded by the coding sequence GTGCACATCTCATTCATCTGCACCGGCAACATCTGCCGGTCCCCGATGGCCGCGCTGGTGTTCCGGGAACAGCTGCGCCGGGCCGGGTTGGACGGGCAGGTCGAGGTCTCCAGCGCCGGGACCGGTCCGTGGCACGTCGGCGAGCCGGCCGATCCCCGGACCGGAAAGGTCCTCGCGGATCACGGCTACCCGACCGAGCACGTCGCCGCGCAGATCGACGACCGCCACCTGGACGCCGATCTGCTGGTGGCGATGGACGCCGGGCACCTGAGCGCGGTGCGCCGCCTCGCCGACGACCCGTCCAAGGTGCGTCTGATGCGCTCCTTCGACCCGGGTTCCGAGGACGGCGCCGAGGTGCCCGACCCGTACTACGGCGGCCCGAACGGCTTCGAGGACGTGCTGGCCATGGTCGAGGCCGCGACGCCGGGGCTGCTCGACTGGGTTCGCGAGCGGCTGTGA
- a CDS encoding fructosamine kinase family protein, translated as MTARSAVAAITGRTPVDVRRLSGGDTAAAFAVSLDDGAVVFAKTAPGSMPGAIAAEAASLRWLAEPGSVAVPEVLGNSERWLVTEHIAEAAPTAAAAEQLGRGLAELHATGAPAFGAAPPGGPVDAWIGLAPMRNESAPDWPSFYATHRIEPYLRKAVDSGVLSTADGSVISRVCADIDRLAGPAEPPARLHGDLWSGNVRWGNERAWLIDPAAHGGHRETDLAMLHLFGCPHLDRIVAAYEETRPLAEGWRDRIALHQLFPLLVHAVLFGSGYAAQAVSAARSALRTR; from the coding sequence GTGACGGCCCGCTCAGCGGTGGCGGCCATCACCGGCCGCACCCCGGTCGACGTGCGACGGCTCAGCGGCGGGGACACCGCGGCGGCGTTCGCGGTGTCCCTCGACGACGGCGCGGTGGTGTTCGCCAAGACCGCGCCGGGGTCGATGCCGGGCGCGATCGCGGCCGAAGCCGCGTCCCTGCGGTGGCTCGCCGAGCCTGGCTCGGTCGCGGTGCCCGAGGTGCTCGGGAACTCCGAACGCTGGCTGGTCACCGAGCACATCGCGGAAGCCGCGCCCACCGCAGCAGCGGCCGAGCAGCTGGGCCGCGGGCTCGCCGAACTGCACGCGACCGGAGCACCGGCGTTCGGCGCCGCGCCACCGGGCGGCCCGGTCGACGCCTGGATCGGCCTCGCCCCGATGCGCAACGAATCCGCGCCCGACTGGCCTTCCTTCTACGCGACGCACCGGATCGAGCCCTACCTGCGGAAAGCCGTGGACTCCGGTGTGTTGAGCACCGCCGACGGCTCGGTGATCTCGCGGGTATGCGCGGACATCGACCGGCTGGCCGGTCCGGCGGAACCGCCCGCCCGGCTGCACGGCGACCTGTGGAGCGGCAACGTGCGCTGGGGGAACGAACGCGCCTGGCTGATCGACCCGGCGGCGCACGGCGGTCACCGCGAGACCGATCTCGCGATGCTGCACCTGTTCGGCTGCCCCCACCTGGACCGCATCGTGGCCGCCTACGAGGAGACCCGTCCCCTCGCGGAAGGCTGGCGCGACCGCATAGCCCTCCACCAGCTGTTCCCGCTCCTGGTGCACGCAGTCCTCTTCGGCAGCGGCTACGCCGCCCAAGCGGTCAGCGCCGCGCGTTCCGCCCTCCGAACCCGCTGA
- a CDS encoding cold-shock protein: MTQGTVKWFNSEKGFGFIAPDEGGPDVFVHYSAIDGAGFRTLEENQPVAYDVTQGPKGPQAELVRAV; this comes from the coding sequence ATGACTCAGGGAACCGTGAAGTGGTTCAACTCGGAGAAGGGCTTCGGCTTCATCGCCCCCGATGAGGGCGGCCCGGACGTGTTCGTGCACTACTCGGCCATCGACGGCGCCGGGTTCCGCACCCTCGAGGAGAACCAGCCGGTGGCCTACGACGTCACCCAGGGCCCCAAGGGACCGCAGGCCGAGCTCGTCCGAGCGGTCTGA